From a region of the Streptacidiphilus albus JL83 genome:
- a CDS encoding carbonic anhydrase — MQSIGPQGLHREQGLPPEQFLPAEQPLPCEQLLGGVREFQQHTAPGLQPELARLAREGQSPSQLFITCADSRLVPNVITNSGPGELFTVRNIGNLVPPPDDSVAAAIEYAVEILEVGTITVCGHSGCGAMQSLLHGAHRRDGLARTPLTRWLRHGQDSLQRVRHSPARIAGGGSADALERLCLTNVVQQLDNLAANPSVRRRAAAGGLRLTGLYFDFAKAQTYVLSHNRRTFDPVRPHLESAA, encoded by the coding sequence ATGCAGAGCATCGGCCCGCAGGGCCTCCACCGCGAGCAGGGCCTCCCGCCCGAGCAGTTCCTCCCCGCCGAGCAGCCGCTCCCCTGCGAGCAGCTGCTCGGCGGCGTCCGGGAGTTCCAGCAGCACACCGCACCCGGGCTGCAGCCCGAGCTGGCCCGGCTGGCCCGCGAGGGCCAGTCGCCCTCGCAGCTGTTCATCACCTGCGCGGACTCCCGGCTCGTCCCCAACGTCATCACCAACAGCGGACCGGGCGAGCTGTTCACGGTCCGCAACATCGGCAACCTGGTCCCGCCGCCGGACGACTCGGTGGCCGCCGCCATCGAGTACGCGGTGGAGATCCTGGAGGTCGGCACCATCACCGTCTGCGGCCATTCGGGCTGCGGCGCCATGCAGTCGCTGCTGCACGGGGCGCACCGCCGGGACGGGCTGGCGCGCACGCCGCTGACCCGCTGGCTGCGGCACGGGCAGGACTCGCTGCAGCGGGTCCGGCACTCCCCGGCCCGGATCGCCGGGGGCGGGTCGGCCGACGCACTGGAGCGACTCTGCCTGACCAACGTCGTCCAGCAGCTCGACAATCTGGCCGCCAACCCCTCCGTCCGGCGGCGCGCGGCGGCCGGCGGGCTTCGGCTGACCGGGCTGTACTTCGATTTCGCGAAGGCGCAGACGTACGTGCTGTCCCACAACAGGCGTACCTTCGATCCGGTCCGACCCCACCTGGAGTCCGCCGCCTGA
- a CDS encoding ATP-binding protein — MKIAFVGKGGSGKTTLSSLLVRHLAAAGAPVIAVDADINQHLATTLGLTEEQAASMPSMGTHLPQIKEYLRGGNPRIADAASMIKTTPPGSGSRLLRIAESNPVYDLCAREVSVDGAPLRLMATGAFAEEDLGVACYHSKVGAVELCLNHLADGPGEYLVVDMTAGSDSFASGLFTRFDLTFLVAEPTRKGVSVYRQYREYAADFGINLRVVGNKVQHEDDVAYLRETVGADLIGWLGQSDWVRRAEQGRAPRLAELEPGNLDTLRLLHRAVDDSYAQRDWARYTEQMVRFHLRNAESWGNAKTGQDLADQVDPDFVLGEDARTAASVPA, encoded by the coding sequence ATGAAGATCGCCTTCGTCGGCAAGGGCGGCAGCGGCAAGACCACCCTCTCCTCCCTCCTCGTCCGCCATCTGGCCGCAGCAGGCGCCCCGGTGATCGCCGTCGACGCCGACATCAACCAGCATCTGGCGACCACCCTGGGACTGACGGAGGAGCAGGCGGCGTCCATGCCCTCGATGGGGACGCACCTCCCGCAGATCAAGGAGTACCTGCGCGGCGGCAATCCCCGGATCGCGGACGCCGCGTCAATGATCAAGACCACCCCGCCCGGCAGCGGCTCCCGGCTGCTGCGGATCGCCGAGTCCAACCCCGTGTACGACCTCTGCGCCCGGGAGGTCAGCGTCGACGGGGCCCCGCTGCGGCTGATGGCCACCGGCGCGTTCGCCGAGGAGGACCTGGGGGTGGCCTGCTACCACTCCAAGGTCGGCGCGGTGGAGCTCTGCCTCAACCACCTGGCGGACGGGCCCGGGGAGTACCTGGTGGTCGACATGACCGCCGGCTCGGACTCCTTCGCCTCCGGCCTGTTCACCCGCTTCGACCTGACCTTCCTGGTCGCCGAGCCCACTCGCAAGGGCGTCTCGGTCTACCGGCAGTACCGCGAGTACGCGGCGGACTTCGGGATCAACCTGCGGGTCGTCGGCAACAAGGTGCAGCACGAGGACGATGTGGCGTACCTGCGCGAGACCGTGGGGGCGGACCTGATCGGCTGGCTGGGCCAGTCCGACTGGGTGCGCCGGGCCGAGCAGGGGCGGGCGCCCCGGCTCGCAGAGCTGGAACCGGGCAACCTGGACACCCTGCGGCTGCTGCACCGGGCGGTCGACGACTCCTACGCGCAGCGCGACTGGGCCCGCTACACCGAGCAGATGGTGCGCTTCCACCTGCGCAACGCGGAGAGCTGGGGCAACGCCAAGACCGGACAGGACCTGGCCGACCAGGTGGACCCGGACTTCGTGCTCGGCGAGGACGCCCGGACCGCCGCCTCGGTGCCGGCCTGA
- a CDS encoding Fic family protein produces the protein MPRPEAPPCTRVTYAQGVSTPSVDPLEPLAHLPGVAESVAEARRAVDRLYGHRVMRRRAGEVTSESALRGARASAALDGADWPLEEVRRRTDFGSDPEARVVGGALRLNAEAGQLLGTWRHSPLQVLARLHLLACGDDPQSAEAAGAGRPRRGDEPAAPLFGPALPVADEVEGAAPLFPEAVAGGASADTFELPAAPGPEEVAARLDGLARLLAARGGKKHPNERTAPALVVAAVVHGELMTLRPFAAHNGLVARAAQRIVLIAEGLDPQAICPLEVGLAELGTDAYRNALAGYASGSEQGMALWVVHCAAALRLGVRESTAVCEAMQRGMV, from the coding sequence ATGCCACGCCCCGAGGCGCCCCCGTGCACCCGCGTTACGTACGCTCAGGGCGTGAGCACTCCTTCCGTGGACCCCCTCGAACCACTCGCGCACCTGCCCGGCGTCGCCGAGTCCGTCGCCGAGGCCCGTCGCGCCGTGGACCGCCTCTACGGCCACCGGGTGATGCGCCGCCGCGCGGGCGAGGTGACCTCCGAGTCCGCGCTGCGCGGAGCCCGTGCCTCCGCCGCGCTCGACGGCGCCGACTGGCCGCTGGAGGAGGTCCGCCGCCGTACCGACTTCGGCAGCGACCCGGAGGCCCGGGTCGTCGGCGGGGCGCTGCGGCTGAACGCCGAGGCCGGACAACTGCTCGGCACCTGGCGGCACTCGCCGCTGCAGGTGCTGGCCCGGCTGCACCTGCTGGCCTGCGGCGACGATCCGCAGTCCGCCGAGGCCGCCGGCGCCGGACGCCCGCGCCGCGGGGACGAGCCCGCGGCGCCGCTGTTCGGCCCGGCGCTGCCGGTGGCCGATGAGGTCGAAGGAGCGGCGCCGCTGTTCCCCGAGGCCGTCGCCGGCGGAGCGTCGGCCGACACCTTCGAACTGCCGGCCGCGCCCGGCCCGGAGGAGGTCGCCGCCCGGCTGGACGGGCTCGCCCGGCTGCTGGCCGCCCGGGGCGGGAAGAAGCACCCGAACGAGAGGACCGCGCCCGCCCTGGTCGTCGCCGCCGTCGTCCACGGCGAACTGATGACCCTGCGGCCGTTCGCGGCCCACAACGGCCTGGTCGCCCGCGCGGCCCAGCGGATCGTGCTGATCGCCGAGGGCCTCGACCCGCAGGCCATCTGCCCGTTGGAGGTCGGCCTGGCCGAACTGGGGACGGACGCCTACCGCAACGCACTCGCGGGCTACGCCTCGGGCAGCGAGCAGGGCATGGCGCTCTGGGTGGTGCACTGTGCGGCGGCACTGCGGTTGGGCGTGCGGGAGAGCACGGCGGTGTGCGAGGCGATGCAGCGCGGCATGGTCTGA
- a CDS encoding HAD family hydrolase, with the protein MPAAPAPLARQLRTAAFFDLDKTVIAKSSALAFSRPLYRGGLINRRAVLKSAYAQFVFLAGGADHDQMEKMRQYLSSLCRGWNVQLVREIIAETLHELIDPLIYDEAASLIEEHHIAGRDVVIVSSSGSEIVEPIGEMLGADHVIATRMTEADGCYTGEIDFYAYAGNKAVAIRELAAVEGYDLERSYAYSDSVTDLPLLEAVGHPYAVNPDRGLRREALAREWPVLLFDRPVRLKQRSPSLTAVRSRPVLAAAAVGAAAATAGLVWYAARRRTQPS; encoded by the coding sequence ATCCCCGCAGCCCCGGCGCCCCTCGCCCGGCAGCTGCGGACCGCCGCCTTCTTCGACCTCGACAAGACCGTGATCGCGAAGTCGAGCGCACTCGCCTTCAGCCGGCCGCTCTACCGGGGCGGCCTGATCAACCGCCGGGCCGTACTCAAGAGCGCCTACGCCCAGTTCGTCTTCCTGGCCGGTGGCGCGGACCACGACCAGATGGAGAAGATGCGCCAGTACCTGTCCTCGCTCTGCCGGGGCTGGAACGTCCAACTGGTGCGCGAGATCATCGCCGAGACCCTGCACGAGCTGATCGACCCTCTGATCTACGACGAGGCAGCCTCGCTGATCGAGGAGCACCACATCGCCGGACGCGACGTGGTGATCGTCAGCAGCTCGGGCTCCGAAATCGTGGAGCCCATCGGCGAGATGCTCGGGGCGGACCATGTCATCGCCACCCGGATGACCGAGGCCGACGGCTGCTACACCGGCGAGATCGACTTCTACGCCTACGCCGGCAACAAGGCCGTCGCCATCCGCGAACTCGCCGCCGTCGAGGGCTACGACCTCGAACGCAGCTACGCCTACAGCGATTCGGTGACCGACCTGCCGCTGCTGGAGGCGGTCGGTCACCCCTACGCGGTCAACCCGGACCGGGGACTGCGACGCGAGGCGCTGGCCCGGGAGTGGCCGGTGCTGCTGTTCGACCGGCCGGTCCGGCTCAAGCAGCGCAGCCCCTCGCTGACGGCGGTCCGCAGCCGGCCGGTGCTGGCCGCCGCAGCCGTGGGCGCCGCAGCCGCGACCGCCGGACTGGTCTGGTACGCCGCCAGACGCCGGACGCAGCCGAGCTGA
- the ssd gene encoding septum site-determining protein Ssd produces the protein MSGSGQGTQSAVPSADPPSEGPLLVTEDDQLIEQLLRICAAVGAVPQVVCGAPPGRQAWETAPLVLVGDDVAHRLAGLATRPQVLLVGRDLDDVGVWQRAVVIGARHVVFLPDGELWLRDRIADAAEGVGPQALTVAVLGGRGGAGASTLACALAVTAAREGHRTVLIDGDPLGGGLDILLGGESEAGLRWPDLAGSRGRVSAVELERSLPRIHELLALSWDRGDLLTIPVEAMRTVLGAARRRGGVVVLDLPRRIDEPAGEALEQADLGLLVIPAELRAMTASGRVAAAARMRLTDLRAVVRGPAPGGVTGEEVARGLRLPLAGEILAEPGLSGDLERGRPPGDRPKGPLGRFCSAFLTEALPSAGAGVGA, from the coding sequence ATGTCCGGATCCGGCCAGGGGACACAGTCCGCCGTACCGTCCGCAGACCCGCCGTCCGAGGGGCCGTTGCTGGTCACCGAGGACGATCAACTCATCGAGCAACTGCTGCGCATCTGCGCCGCCGTCGGCGCTGTGCCGCAGGTGGTGTGCGGTGCGCCGCCGGGTCGGCAGGCCTGGGAGACGGCGCCGTTGGTGCTGGTCGGCGACGATGTCGCGCACCGCCTCGCCGGGCTGGCCACCCGTCCGCAGGTGCTGCTGGTCGGACGCGACCTGGACGACGTCGGGGTCTGGCAGCGCGCCGTCGTCATCGGGGCCAGGCACGTCGTCTTCCTGCCGGACGGCGAGCTCTGGCTGCGCGACCGGATCGCCGATGCCGCCGAGGGCGTCGGGCCGCAGGCGCTCACCGTCGCCGTGCTCGGCGGACGCGGCGGGGCCGGGGCCTCCACGCTCGCCTGCGCCCTGGCGGTCACCGCCGCCCGGGAGGGCCACCGCACGGTCCTGATCGACGGCGACCCGCTCGGCGGGGGCCTGGACATCCTGCTCGGCGGGGAGTCCGAGGCCGGTCTGCGCTGGCCCGACCTGGCCGGCTCGCGGGGGCGGGTCAGCGCCGTCGAGCTGGAGCGCTCACTGCCTCGGATCCATGAACTGCTGGCCCTCAGCTGGGATCGCGGCGACCTGCTGACCATTCCGGTGGAGGCGATGCGGACGGTCCTGGGCGCCGCCCGCCGACGCGGTGGCGTGGTCGTGCTCGACCTGCCCCGGCGCATCGACGAACCGGCGGGCGAGGCCCTGGAACAGGCCGACCTGGGGCTGTTGGTCATTCCGGCCGAGCTGCGCGCCATGACCGCCTCCGGCCGGGTCGCGGCCGCGGCGCGGATGCGGCTCACCGACCTGCGTGCCGTCGTCCGGGGCCCCGCGCCCGGCGGAGTCACCGGGGAGGAGGTGGCCCGGGGCCTGCGGCTGCCGCTGGCCGGCGAGATCCTCGCCGAACCCGGGCTGAGCGGCGACCTGGAACGCGGAAGACCGCCGGGGGACCGGCCGAAGGGGCCGCTGGGGCGCTTCTGCTCCGCCTTCCTGACCGAGGCTCTGCCGAGCGCCGGAGCCGGGGTGGGGGCATGA
- a CDS encoding TadA family conjugal transfer-associated ATPase: MRQGLRSPDAGRQREALVDAVRLRLAEAGAEPGTTEVAAALRAQGHPYGTTEVVELVRQLRSDMVGAGPLDPLLADPAVTDVLVNGPNEVWMDRGNGLERVPDIRFPDRQAVRRLAQRLATAAGRRLDDARPWTDARLPDGTRLHAVLPPVAVGCTCISLRVSRGRPFTLPELVRAGSLSEQGAALLRAMVGARMSYLVSGGTGTGKTTLLATLLGLVGPAERLVVVEDSAELRPDHPHVVRLEGRPPNQEGAGLVDLRDLVRQALRMRPDRLVVGEVRGAEVVDLLAALNTGHEGGCGTVHANAAADVPARLEALASAAGLDRAALHSQLAAALDAVVHLVRDGAGRRMAEVRLLRRGASGLVDTEPAAWFGADGRMRRGSGWARLAGRCGNDERWMTG; this comes from the coding sequence ATGAGGCAGGGCCTGCGGTCCCCCGACGCCGGGCGCCAGCGGGAGGCCCTGGTGGACGCGGTGCGGCTGCGGCTGGCCGAGGCCGGTGCGGAACCGGGCACCACCGAGGTCGCCGCCGCGCTGCGGGCCCAGGGCCACCCCTACGGCACCACCGAGGTGGTGGAGCTGGTCCGGCAACTGCGCTCGGACATGGTCGGCGCCGGTCCGCTGGACCCCCTGCTCGCCGATCCGGCGGTGACCGACGTCCTGGTCAACGGCCCCAACGAGGTCTGGATGGACCGGGGCAACGGACTGGAACGCGTCCCCGACATCCGCTTCCCGGACCGCCAGGCGGTGCGGCGGCTGGCCCAGCGGCTGGCCACGGCCGCCGGACGCCGACTGGACGACGCCCGGCCCTGGACCGACGCCCGGCTCCCCGACGGCACCCGGCTGCACGCGGTGCTGCCGCCGGTCGCCGTCGGCTGCACCTGCATCTCGCTGCGGGTCAGTCGGGGCCGTCCGTTCACCCTGCCGGAGCTGGTCCGGGCCGGCTCGCTCAGCGAGCAGGGTGCGGCGCTGCTCCGCGCCATGGTCGGCGCGCGGATGTCGTACCTGGTCAGCGGCGGCACCGGGACCGGGAAGACCACGTTGCTGGCCACGTTGCTGGGACTGGTCGGCCCGGCCGAGCGGCTGGTCGTGGTCGAGGACTCGGCGGAGCTGCGACCCGACCATCCGCACGTCGTCCGGCTTGAGGGCCGACCGCCCAACCAGGAGGGAGCGGGCCTGGTCGACCTGCGTGACCTGGTCCGGCAGGCGCTGCGGATGCGTCCGGACCGGCTGGTGGTCGGCGAGGTCCGCGGTGCGGAGGTGGTGGACCTGCTGGCCGCGCTCAACACCGGGCACGAGGGCGGCTGCGGGACCGTCCACGCGAACGCCGCAGCGGACGTCCCGGCCCGGCTGGAGGCGCTGGCCTCGGCTGCCGGACTGGACCGGGCGGCGCTGCACAGCCAGTTGGCAGCGGCCCTGGACGCCGTGGTCCACCTGGTCAGGGACGGCGCCGGACGGCGGATGGCCGAGGTGCGGCTGTTACGGCGGGGCGCCAGCGGACTGGTCGACACCGAACCGGCGGCCTGGTTCGGGGCGGACGGGCGGATGCGGCGGGGCAGCGGATGGGCCCGGTTGGCCGGGCGCTGCGGAAACGACGAGCGATGGATGACGGGGTGA
- a CDS encoding type II secretion system F family protein, which yields MSGVESDLVGGAVGGAVRLDGLLGMPGEMLQALVSGLVLCLVGWLAWRLSSLDEAVRRRNRLFPGRRREAPDGEQPVQEARRSRRWRSRGRPGPRSGRRWGRGYGRRSGRRLGRRLGRRSPLGPGWLRPPPPELLLLPLGLLAAWPTHSPLVAAAAAGAVVPAIRLRSRKQRAALREQRRGAVVGMCAALAGELRTGATPQQAARLVGAELATDGRPPDGARGVPGVVGVLGRWGRSRSAGPPLDSTLLLAAVLYGGSVPEAFRAMAALPGAEGAAGIAACWEVASSSGAGLAAGLDRVAEGLRAERALHETVRAELAGPRSTAALLAALPLFGLLLGAGLGADPLRVLLHTPSGLVCLALGALLECAGIAWTGRIARGAELAVPERAEGSGPGRSGPGRSGSGSWSTRAETGTGAGA from the coding sequence GTGAGCGGCGTGGAGAGCGACCTGGTGGGCGGCGCGGTGGGCGGAGCTGTACGGCTGGACGGACTGCTGGGAATGCCCGGCGAGATGCTGCAGGCGCTGGTCTCGGGGTTGGTGCTGTGCCTGGTGGGCTGGCTGGCCTGGCGGCTGAGCAGCCTGGACGAGGCGGTGCGCCGACGGAACCGGCTGTTCCCGGGGCGGCGGCGGGAGGCGCCGGACGGGGAACAGCCGGTCCAGGAGGCCCGCCGCAGCCGTCGGTGGCGCTCCCGGGGGCGGCCGGGCCCGCGTTCTGGACGGCGCTGGGGGCGGGGCTACGGGCGGCGGTCGGGACGGCGGCTGGGACGGCGGCTGGGACGGCGGTCCCCGCTCGGCCCCGGCTGGCTGCGGCCCCCGCCGCCGGAGCTGCTGTTGCTGCCGCTGGGGCTGCTGGCGGCCTGGCCGACCCACTCGCCATTGGTGGCCGCCGCCGCTGCCGGCGCCGTGGTGCCCGCGATACGGCTGCGAAGCCGGAAGCAGCGGGCGGCGCTCCGGGAGCAGCGCCGCGGGGCGGTGGTGGGGATGTGCGCAGCGCTCGCGGGGGAGCTGCGCACCGGGGCGACCCCGCAGCAGGCGGCGCGACTGGTGGGCGCGGAGCTCGCCACGGACGGGCGGCCGCCGGACGGAGCCCGCGGTGTTCCGGGCGTAGTGGGCGTCCTGGGCCGTTGGGGCCGGAGCCGGTCGGCGGGGCCGCCGCTGGACAGCACGTTGCTGTTGGCCGCTGTGCTCTACGGCGGGTCGGTGCCGGAGGCGTTCCGGGCCATGGCGGCCCTGCCCGGTGCCGAGGGCGCGGCCGGGATCGCGGCCTGCTGGGAGGTGGCCTCGTCCAGCGGAGCGGGCCTGGCTGCGGGGCTCGACCGCGTCGCCGAGGGGCTTCGGGCCGAACGTGCGCTGCACGAGACGGTGCGGGCGGAGCTGGCCGGACCGAGGTCGACGGCGGCGCTGCTGGCCGCGCTGCCGCTGTTCGGGCTGCTGCTCGGGGCCGGATTGGGCGCCGATCCGCTGCGGGTGCTGCTGCACACCCCGAGCGGCCTGGTCTGCCTCGCCCTCGGTGCGCTGCTGGAGTGCGCCGGGATCGCCTGGACCGGCCGAATCGCCCGGGGCGCGGAACTCGCGGTCCCGGAGCGGGCCGAGGGCAGCGGCCCCGGCCGCAGCGGCCCCGGCCGCAGTGGCAGCGGGTCATGGAGCACCCGCGCCGAGACAGGGACAGGAGCAGGAGCATGA
- a CDS encoding type II secretion system F family protein — MSGLVWLAAVASGVAAALLGGAGALAAARVRARSRAAGVPMEPLPGHRWRRGRPGRSAGRTDERPGLPPQTVRCVTALVIGAGVAVTVAGLRGLLAGVLTAAVGYRWLPDPPSAEQRRASREAAALAAQLPLTADLLAGCLASWCAPDAAAVAVGAAVGEPMASRLAEVAADLRMGGDAEESWSRFGADPVLAPLGRCLVRASASGAPPAAGLARLAEGCRASAATAAQARTRRAGVLATAPLGLCFLPAFVLIGVVPVVTGLAGTFLVHA; from the coding sequence ATGAGCGGATTGGTCTGGTTGGCGGCGGTGGCGAGCGGTGTGGCGGCGGCCCTGCTGGGCGGGGCCGGGGCGCTGGCTGCAGCCAGGGTGAGGGCGCGGTCCCGCGCCGCAGGGGTCCCGATGGAGCCGTTGCCCGGACACCGGTGGCGGCGCGGCCGGCCGGGTCGGTCCGCCGGGCGGACGGACGAGCGGCCCGGGCTGCCCCCGCAGACGGTCCGCTGCGTGACGGCGCTGGTCATCGGGGCCGGGGTGGCGGTGACGGTGGCCGGGCTGCGCGGGCTGCTGGCCGGCGTGCTGACGGCTGCGGTCGGCTACCGCTGGCTGCCGGACCCGCCCTCGGCCGAGCAGCGGCGGGCGAGCCGGGAGGCAGCCGCGCTCGCCGCGCAGCTGCCGCTGACCGCGGACCTGCTGGCCGGCTGCCTGGCGTCCTGGTGCGCCCCGGACGCGGCGGCGGTCGCGGTCGGCGCCGCGGTCGGCGAGCCGATGGCGTCCAGGCTGGCGGAGGTCGCCGCCGACCTGCGGATGGGCGGGGACGCGGAGGAGAGCTGGTCCCGCTTCGGCGCGGATCCGGTGCTCGCGCCGCTGGGCCGCTGCCTGGTCCGGGCCAGCGCCAGCGGAGCGCCGCCGGCCGCAGGGCTCGCCCGGCTCGCCGAGGGCTGCCGGGCCTCCGCCGCGACCGCCGCCCAGGCCCGGACCCGCCGGGCGGGCGTACTGGCCACGGCGCCGCTCGGGCTCTGCTTCCTGCCCGCCTTCGTGCTGATCGGCGTGGTCCCGGTGGTCACCGGGCTGGCCGGCACCTTCCTCGTCCACGCCTGA
- a CDS encoding DUF4244 domain-containing protein yields MSSASFASRVTATGGSNPSFGTLLLRRTRTLPLLVAAVACAWLLHLGHLVRCRTDRHRADAGMTTAEYAVGTVAACGFAALLYKVVTSGAVSSALSALITRALSAV; encoded by the coding sequence ATGAGCAGTGCGTCCTTCGCCTCCAGGGTCACCGCGACCGGCGGCAGCAACCCCTCCTTCGGCACGCTGCTGCTGCGCCGGACCAGGACGCTGCCGCTGCTGGTCGCCGCCGTGGCCTGTGCCTGGCTGCTGCACCTCGGCCACCTGGTCCGCTGCCGGACGGACCGGCACCGGGCGGACGCCGGGATGACCACCGCCGAGTACGCCGTCGGCACCGTCGCGGCCTGCGGCTTCGCCGCGCTGCTGTACAAGGTCGTCACCAGCGGGGCGGTGTCCTCGGCGCTGTCCGCCCTGATCACGCGGGCCCTCAGTGCGGTCTGA
- a CDS encoding TadE family type IV pilus minor pilin has protein sequence MTAETAVLLPVLVALTAVLLWGVLVGAAQIRCVDAAREAARAAARGDPAGRVAAVAQAAAPKGARVAVSEQGDTVRVEVSARSQGPGVLGGVLSLPVSASASALREPGDP, from the coding sequence GTGACGGCGGAGACGGCGGTGCTGCTGCCGGTCCTGGTCGCGCTGACCGCCGTGCTGCTCTGGGGTGTGCTGGTGGGCGCGGCGCAGATCCGCTGCGTGGACGCGGCCCGGGAGGCCGCCCGGGCCGCAGCCCGGGGCGACCCGGCGGGGCGGGTGGCCGCGGTGGCGCAGGCCGCAGCCCCGAAGGGGGCCCGGGTCGCCGTCAGCGAGCAGGGCGACACCGTCCGGGTCGAGGTCTCGGCCCGCAGCCAGGGGCCGGGCGTGCTGGGCGGAGTGCTCTCGCTGCCGGTCTCGGCCTCGGCCTCGGCCCTGCGCGAGCCGGGGGACCCCTGA